Proteins from a genomic interval of Acomys russatus chromosome 19, mAcoRus1.1, whole genome shotgun sequence:
- the Mypop gene encoding myb-related transcription factor, partner of profilin, whose product MASETAAAAAAPGEAEETTRLRKPRFSFEENQILIQEVRAHYPQLYGAQSRRVSVAERRRVWDSIATKINGITSWKRTGQEVQKRWNDFKRRTKEKLARVPHSTQGAGPAAEDAFSAEEETIFAILGPGVAGLGAGAGAEESPAAASAQAQVPTTAGLQRYVLSEDRRQDRRADTPAQSKGGSSSPESWARPSSNPQEAKERESPSPAAMQPVQLPRLALSLPLPAPPPAPTALVTQVAPSSPSPPPPRPTSAPEQSLDFLRAQQETADAIRELAGTLRQGLAKLSEALSALLPLLPGTPADPLPPPPPPPPPPPPKPVLPPPAPKVEITPEPVSVVAAVVDGAVVAARGVIVAPRSEERVPKPPPAPPLPLQDSPPHKRRKGFPTRKRRGRWKSP is encoded by the exons ATGGCCTCGGAGAccgccgcggcggcggcggcgccggGCGAAGCGGAGGAGACCACGAGGCTCCGCAAGCCTCGCTTCTCCTTCGAAGAGAACCAGATCCTGATCCAGGAGGTGCGCGCCCACTACCCTCAGCTCTACGGCGCGCAGAGCCGTCGGGTGAGCGTGGCCGAGCGGCGGCGAGTTTGGGACAGCATCGCCACCAAGATCAACGGCATCACCAGCTGGAAGCGCACCGGCCAGGAGGTTCAGAAGCGTTGGAATGACTTCAAGCGCCGCACCAAGGAGAAGCTGGCCCGCGTGCCGCACTCCACGCAGGGCGCGGGGCCCGCCGCCGAGGACGCCTTCTCCGCGGAGGAGGAAACTATTTTTGCCATCCTGGGGCCGGGTGTGGCGGGGCTCggggctggagctggggctgAGGAGTCCCCGGCAGCCGCCTCTGCACAGGCTCAGGTTCCGACGACGGCTGGTTTGCAACGGTATGTGCTGTCAGAAGACCGCAGGCAGGATCGACGGGCGG aTACCCCAGCCCAGAGCAAGGGGGGCTCCAGCAGCCCAGAGTCCTGGGCTCGGCCCTCTAGCAATCCCCAGGAAGCCAAGGAGCGTGAGTCCCCGTCCCCTGCAGCCATGCAGCCCGTCCAGCTGCCCCGCCTGGCCCTGTCTCTACCGCTCCCTGCTCCTCCACCGGCCCCCACGGCGCTGGTGACCCAAGTGGCACCTTCATCCCCTAGCCCACCTCCTCCTCGGCCCACCTCAGCCCCAGAACAGTCCCTGGACTTCCTGCGAGCTCAGCAGGAGACTGCCGATGCCATCCGGGAGCTGGCTGGCACCCTCCGGCAGGGACTGGCCAAACTGAGCGAGGCCCTCAGCGCCCTGTTACCCCTCCTGCCGGGAACGCCAGCCGACCCGCTGCCTCCGCCCCCACCGCCACCTCCGCCCCCGCCTCCCAAGCCGGTCCTGCCACCACCTGCCCCCAAGGTGGAGATCACCCCGGAGCCTGTATCCGTGGTAGCGGCTGTCGTGGATGGGGCCGTAGTGGCAGCTAGAGGAGTGATCGTGGCCCCTAGGAGTGAGGAAAGGGTGCCCAaaccacccccagccccaccactTCCCCTCCAGGACTCACCCCCACacaaaaggaggaaaggtttcCCTACACGGAAGAGGCGGGGCCGCTGGAAGTCTCCATGA
- the Nanos2 gene encoding nanos homolog 2 — protein MDFPAFDMWKDYFNLSQVILGLVQRRKQRLEDDGAEELTPRPQEKSEQGLGVASGSPANLCNFCKHNGESRHVYASHQLKTTEGVVVCPILRHYVCPLCGATGDQAHTLKYCPLNSSQKSLYRRSGRNSVGRKVKR, from the coding sequence ATGGACTTCCCAGCCTTTGACATGTGGAAAGACTACTTCAACCTGAGCCAGGTGATTCTGGGTTTAGTTCAAAGGCGGAAGCAAAGGCTGGAGGATGATGGGGCTGAGGAACTCACCCCCAGGCCCCAGGAGAAGAGCGAGCAGGGGCTGGGGGTTGCCTCCGGAAGCCCGGCTAACCTGTGTAACTTCTGCAAACACAACGGGGAGTCTCGTCACGTCTATGCCTCACACCAGCTGAAGACGACggaaggtgtggtggtgtgtccCATCCTCAGGCACTATGTGTGTCCTCTGTGCGGGGCCACCGGCGACCAGGCTCATACGCTCAAGTATTGTCCACTCAACAGCAGCCAGAAGTCTCTTTACCGTCGCAGTGGACGAAACTCAGTTGGACGCAAAGTCAAGAGATAA